A window of the Streptomyces sp. JB150 genome harbors these coding sequences:
- a CDS encoding caspase family protein, which yields MRTVYALLVGIDDYPGARLRGCVNDVRAAQRWLRERSGLACGIRTLLDGEATRAAVLAGIEDHLGRGGPDDTALLWFSGHGSERDTDDPREATGRAQALVCHDSLAAGGQPLLQDAELGVLLDRIAARGTHVVAVLDCCHAGGATRDGVPGRTARSVSWRPWWRTAEPGGARGAGGPGPQPREHILLAACRPQEGAHEDRLGDEVRGHFSHALLDALALLGPDPTYGTLHARVEARVRDLVPGQHPELRGLENARFLYGDTLPSAPFHLRYTAAGWEVNCGQAHGLRAAGAEFTLLGDGPSPRRVVACEVRPESALVRPAGWLPSPGDRESVYGVTPSALAFPPAAVTVTGDPAAVRLVARAVEAAPALSLGGDGLPLRVAVRDGLARVSGAAGRPLPALPLRSPGDAERVAACLTHLTHWHRLRDLVSPDPWLSSLIRVTVEETPVGRLRRTADGEIVCSYTPDHRPPQVGVRVHNDSGVPLWCVLLDLTDSYACSPQLYPGDFVGPGRAGRAMRGQPVWLYLPRGSAVVPGAFTRDRLRVIAAENELNLAPFRLDAWSSDAPQASRGGSAAGDGPLRLTGPSGGRDAGGPAAGVGRWGTAHVDVRTQVP from the coding sequence GCTGCGTCAACGACGTGCGGGCCGCGCAGAGATGGTTGCGGGAGCGCAGCGGGCTCGCGTGCGGGATCCGGACGCTCCTCGACGGGGAGGCCACCCGCGCGGCGGTGCTCGCGGGCATCGAGGACCATCTCGGGCGCGGCGGTCCGGACGACACGGCCTTGCTGTGGTTCAGCGGCCACGGCAGCGAGCGGGACACGGACGATCCCCGGGAGGCGACCGGCAGGGCGCAGGCCCTGGTGTGCCACGACAGCCTCGCCGCCGGCGGGCAGCCGCTGCTCCAGGACGCCGAACTGGGCGTGCTGCTGGACCGGATCGCCGCGCGGGGCACCCATGTGGTCGCCGTCCTCGACTGCTGCCACGCGGGCGGGGCCACCCGTGACGGCGTTCCCGGCCGCACCGCGCGGAGTGTGTCCTGGCGGCCGTGGTGGCGTACCGCGGAACCGGGCGGAGCGCGCGGGGCCGGCGGTCCGGGGCCGCAGCCGCGCGAACACATCCTGCTGGCGGCCTGCCGGCCGCAGGAGGGCGCCCACGAGGACCGGCTCGGCGACGAGGTCCGCGGCCACTTCAGCCACGCCCTGCTCGACGCCCTCGCCCTGCTGGGCCCCGACCCCACGTACGGCACGCTGCACGCGCGCGTGGAGGCGCGCGTACGCGATCTGGTGCCGGGGCAGCACCCGGAGCTGCGCGGCCTGGAGAACGCGCGCTTCCTGTACGGCGACACGCTGCCCTCCGCGCCGTTCCACCTGCGGTACACGGCGGCGGGCTGGGAGGTTAACTGCGGTCAGGCGCACGGACTGCGCGCGGCGGGGGCGGAGTTCACGCTGCTCGGCGACGGCCCCTCCCCGAGACGGGTGGTGGCGTGCGAAGTGCGGCCGGAGTCGGCGCTGGTGAGGCCGGCCGGCTGGTTGCCGTCGCCCGGCGACCGGGAGTCGGTGTACGGCGTGACGCCCTCGGCCCTGGCGTTCCCGCCCGCGGCGGTCACGGTCACCGGGGACCCCGCCGCCGTACGGCTGGTGGCGCGGGCCGTCGAAGCGGCACCGGCCCTGTCGCTCGGCGGGGACGGGCTGCCGCTGCGGGTGGCGGTCCGGGACGGCCTGGCCCGGGTGTCCGGGGCCGCCGGGCGCCCGCTGCCCGCGCTGCCGCTGCGGTCGCCGGGCGACGCGGAGCGCGTCGCCGCCTGTCTGACCCACCTCACGCACTGGCATCGCCTGCGTGACCTCGTCAGCCCCGATCCGTGGCTGTCGTCGCTGATCCGGGTCACGGTCGAGGAGACGCCGGTGGGGCGGCTGCGGCGCACGGCCGACGGGGAGATCGTCTGCTCGTACACTCCCGATCACCGGCCGCCCCAGGTGGGGGTGCGCGTCCACAACGATTCCGGCGTGCCGCTGTGGTGCGTCCTGCTCGACCTGACCGACAGCTACGCCTGCTCACCGCAGCTGTACCCGGGCGACTTCGTGGGGCCGGGCCGGGCCGGGCGGGCGATGCGGGGGCAGCCGGTGTGGCTGTACCTGCCGCGCGGCAGCGCCGTGGTGCCGGGTGCGTTCACCCGGGACCGGCTGAGGGTGATCGCCGCGGAGAACGAACTGAACCTCGCCCCGTTCCGGCTGGACGCCTGGTCGTCGGATGCCCCGCAGGCCTCCCGCGGCGGGTCGGCCGCCGGGGACGGGCCGCTGCGGCTGACCGGGCCGTCGGGGGGCCGGGACGCGGGCGGCCCGGCGGCCGGGGTGGGCCGCTGGGGCACGGCCCACGTCGACGTGCGTACACAGGTCCCCTGA